A section of the Pedobacter sp. HDW13 genome encodes:
- a CDS encoding sensor histidine kinase KdpD — translation MKKSIIIFYALLLYALIQLISWGTLVVRLQPSRMTMIMGEGSVFLFLLCIGGYFLHQSLKREDKLREQQQNFLMSITHELKSPLAAIKLSIQTIVKRDLDKARQTSLLNNSLKDIERLDDLVENMLLATKIENRSYSFPKEAFNFSELVAKITDRLQVHSCGCEQIINAKIQPNLQLVGDKFALSSVVTNLIENAVKYSNPCDEINVLLNELDGHIHLSVLDKGPGISDAEKMLIFDKFYRVGNENVRKAKGTGLGLFIVKEVLQYHDADITVKDNLPQGSIFEVTFS, via the coding sequence ATGAAGAAGTCAATAATCATATTTTACGCGTTACTGCTTTACGCATTAATCCAGCTCATTTCGTGGGGTACTTTGGTGGTGCGCTTGCAGCCAAGCCGCATGACCATGATTATGGGCGAGGGGTCGGTGTTTTTATTTTTGCTCTGCATTGGCGGTTATTTTTTACACCAATCATTAAAACGCGAGGATAAATTAAGAGAACAGCAGCAAAATTTTCTGATGTCGATTACACATGAGCTGAAATCGCCGCTGGCTGCCATCAAACTTTCGATACAAACTATTGTAAAAAGAGATCTTGATAAAGCCAGGCAAACTTCATTATTGAATAACTCATTAAAAGATATAGAACGTTTAGATGATTTGGTCGAAAATATGCTGTTGGCAACCAAGATTGAAAACCGCTCGTATAGTTTTCCGAAAGAGGCATTTAATTTTTCAGAGCTGGTAGCTAAAATTACCGACCGATTACAAGTACACTCCTGTGGCTGTGAGCAGATCATAAATGCTAAAATCCAGCCAAATTTGCAGCTTGTGGGTGACAAATTTGCCTTATCGTCAGTAGTGACCAATTTGATTGAAAATGCAGTAAAGTATTCGAACCCTTGCGACGAGATAAATGTGCTTTTAAACGAATTAGATGGGCATATTCACCTCAGTGTGCTGGATAAAGGCCCGGGTATTTCAGATGCCGAAAAAATGTTGATATTTGATAAGTTTTACCGCGTTGGTAACGAGAATGTCAGAAAAGCGAAAGGAACAGGTTTAGGCTTGTTTATTGTGAAAGAGGTTTTACAATACCATGATGCAGATATTACAGTAAAAGACAATCTGCCTCAGGGAAGTATTTTTGAAGTAACATTTAGTTAA
- the hemL gene encoding glutamate-1-semialdehyde 2,1-aminomutase — MLDSLKKMFSGNEADIPVNTGSKPDISRVKSAELYEKSKTYFPGGVNSPVRAFKSVYGTPLFIEKGDGCYIWDADGNQFIDFCGSWGPLILGHNNPKIREKVTEVMQNGMSFGAPTALENELAELIIKNNRFVEKIRFTSSGTEAVMSAIRLARGFTGRDKILKFEGCYHGHSDSLLVKAGSGLVTFGETSSAGVPKAFAEETIVVPLNDMAAIEQAFTQFKDQIAAVIIEGIPANNGLIMQDEAYIQFLRKICTDNDSLLIFDEVITGFRVGFEGAAAHYGITPDIVTYGKIIGGGLPVGMYGARAEIMAHISPDGGVYQAGTLSGNPVAMAAGIATLTELNKSGFYKDLNNKAQEFVASIQRFATARNYKFKVFTIGSIFWFAFTDKDKIQSADDIDAGSMEKFKVMHRELLNRGIYLGPSGYEVGFVSSAHTKIELEKAKRAIFEALDLVFKK; from the coding sequence ATGTTAGATTCATTAAAAAAAATGTTTTCAGGCAATGAAGCCGATATTCCGGTAAATACAGGTAGCAAGCCTGATATTTCGAGGGTAAAATCTGCCGAACTGTACGAGAAATCAAAAACCTATTTCCCGGGTGGAGTAAACTCACCTGTAAGGGCTTTTAAATCCGTTTATGGTACACCACTTTTCATCGAGAAAGGTGATGGTTGTTATATCTGGGATGCCGATGGTAATCAGTTTATCGATTTCTGTGGCAGCTGGGGGCCATTAATTTTAGGACATAACAATCCAAAAATCCGCGAAAAGGTTACCGAGGTAATGCAAAACGGAATGAGCTTTGGCGCACCAACGGCTTTAGAAAATGAACTGGCAGAGCTGATTATCAAAAATAACCGCTTTGTAGAAAAAATCCGTTTTACCAGCTCGGGTACCGAAGCCGTAATGTCGGCTATACGCCTGGCAAGAGGATTTACCGGTCGCGATAAAATTTTAAAATTCGAAGGTTGTTACCATGGTCATAGCGATTCGTTATTGGTTAAAGCCGGCTCAGGTTTGGTAACCTTTGGCGAAACTTCATCGGCAGGTGTTCCAAAAGCCTTTGCCGAAGAAACAATTGTTGTTCCATTGAATGATATGGCAGCGATTGAGCAGGCTTTTACACAATTTAAAGATCAGATTGCTGCGGTAATTATTGAAGGTATTCCGGCAAACAATGGTTTAATTATGCAGGATGAAGCCTATATTCAGTTCCTGCGTAAAATTTGTACTGATAACGATTCGCTTTTAATATTTGATGAAGTAATTACCGGTTTCAGGGTTGGTTTTGAAGGTGCGGCAGCACACTATGGCATTACGCCTGATATTGTAACCTATGGAAAAATCATCGGTGGTGGTTTACCTGTAGGAATGTATGGCGCGCGCGCCGAAATTATGGCGCATATTTCTCCTGATGGGGGCGTATATCAGGCCGGAACATTGTCTGGTAATCCGGTAGCCATGGCTGCGGGGATCGCTACTTTAACCGAACTAAACAAATCGGGCTTTTATAAAGATTTAAATAACAAGGCTCAGGAATTTGTAGCCAGCATTCAGCGTTTTGCTACTGCGCGCAATTATAAATTTAAAGTGTTTACTATTGGCTCTATCTTCTGGTTTGCTTTTACCGATAAAGATAAAATCCAATCGGCCGATGATATTGATGCCGGTAGCATGGAGAAATTCAAAGTGATGCACCGCGAATTATTAAACAGAGGAATTTATTTAGGCCCATCGGGATATGAAGTTGGTTTCGTATCTTCAGCACATACTAAGATCGAATTAGAGAAAGCGAAACGTGCTATTTTTGAGGCCCTAGATTTGGTTTTTAAGAAGTAA